In one window of Vespa crabro chromosome 6, iyVesCrab1.2, whole genome shotgun sequence DNA:
- the LOC124425261 gene encoding uncharacterized protein LOC124425261 isoform X1 has protein sequence MRNFATVVKFCVALLFCLMDSVWAQAEFQGCVEDPGGCKRCRGDTCARCAVLLHKGTCVDSCPPGHTADWSTRDEYMGRVCKETGYIFGLTGSQVAILVGVVSGATICVFIVLCGAIIVHRKKKKATKIVRQFENSAERGEFLKHLATLRGEGHTFLSMLNDTRRQVRELYYSGSNGDGAVGIQAYRPVLRDLARILVLVNRKDEDIQLPPDDWQRLLSWAERLLRRYKRHSSPEVAQLVTFLQHPTTSVQTNPTESVVITPPSQTFEPRSTPTNLTTFQANLPLATFQASDKSSISPASSSLGYAKDSPLGSSLGQNSSMPYHDKLTRNESTMGQMTPLVFGTQKRLKSNGSHFQELAISVFNNHNGGATLPDINRGSNGRETSVLDREINPQWEFQSAVEAANYTILSDRLPDCDYLIDDFTILGFRPQDEITTEL, from the exons ATGCGTAACTTTGCGACGGTGGTGAAGTTTTGTGTCGCCCTCCTCTTCTGTCTTATGGATTCTGTTTGGGCCCAAGCCGAATTTCAag gATGCGTCGAAGATCCAGGAGGATGCAAAAGATGCAGAGGTGACACGTGCGCGAGATGTGCTGTCCTATTGCACAAAGGAACCTGTGTCGATAGCTGTCCACCTGGTCACACAGCCGACTGGTCGACAAGAGATGAATATATGGGCAGAGTTTGTAAAGAGACTGGTTACATCTTTGGGCTGACCGGTAGTCAGGTCGCTATCTTGGTGGGAGTTGTCTCCGGTGCAACCATATGTGTCTTCATCGTACTATGCGGCGCAATTATCGttcatagaaagaaaaaaaaggcgaCAAAGATCGTTCGGCAATTTGAGAACAG TGCTGAGAGAGGAGAATTCCTGAAGCATCTTGCAACGTTAAGAGGCGAGGGACACACTTTCCTTTCCATGTTAAACGACACAAGAAGACAAGTTAGAGAATTATATTACTCCGGAAGTAACGGGGATGGCGCCGTTGGCATTCAAGCGTACAG ACCCGTTCTTCGCGACCTCGCAAGGATATTAGTCCTTGTTAACAGAAAGGACGAGGATATACAGTTACCTCCCGATGACTGGCAGAGATTATTATCTTGGGCAGAACGTTTACTCAGAAGGTACAAGCGACACAGTAGCCCAGAA gTGGCTCAACTCGTGACATTCCTGCAGCATCCAACAACGTCCGTCCAAACGAATCCAACGGAGTCGGTTGTGATAACTCCGCCGTCTCAAACATTTGAACCTAGAAGTACGCCAACCAATCTCACAACTTTTCAAGCGAACTTACCACTTGCCACTTTTCAAGCGAGTGACAAGTCCAGTATTAGTCCGGCAAGTTCGAGTTTAGGATATGCCAAGGATAGTCCACTTGGTTCGAGCTTAGGACAAAACAGTTCCATGCCCTATCACGACAAGCTCACTCGAAACGAGTCTACGATGGGACAGATGACTCCTTTGGTATTCGGCACCCAAAAAAGGCTGAAATCAAACGGATCGCATTTTCAGGAATTAGCCATATCGGtgtttaataatcataatggcGGTGCTACGTTACCAGATATCAATCGTGGATCTAATGGTCGTGAAACGAGCGTTCTCGATCGAGAAATTAATCCTCAATGGGAATTTCAAAGCGCTGTAGAAGCTGCCAACTATACCATATTGTCCGATAGATTACCCGATTGCGACTACCTCATAGATGATTTCACGATCCTTGGCTTCAGGCCACAGGATGAAATAACTACCGAATTATAA
- the LOC124425261 gene encoding uncharacterized protein LOC124425261 isoform X2, translated as MGRVCKETGYIFGLTGSQVAILVGVVSGATICVFIVLCGAIIVHRKKKKATKIVRQFENSAERGEFLKHLATLRGEGHTFLSMLNDTRRQVRELYYSGSNGDGAVGIQAYRPVLRDLARILVLVNRKDEDIQLPPDDWQRLLSWAERLLRRYKRHSSPEVAQLVTFLQHPTTSVQTNPTESVVITPPSQTFEPRSTPTNLTTFQANLPLATFQASDKSSISPASSSLGYAKDSPLGSSLGQNSSMPYHDKLTRNESTMGQMTPLVFGTQKRLKSNGSHFQELAISVFNNHNGGATLPDINRGSNGRETSVLDREINPQWEFQSAVEAANYTILSDRLPDCDYLIDDFTILGFRPQDEITTEL; from the exons ATGGGCAGAGTTTGTAAAGAGACTGGTTACATCTTTGGGCTGACCGGTAGTCAGGTCGCTATCTTGGTGGGAGTTGTCTCCGGTGCAACCATATGTGTCTTCATCGTACTATGCGGCGCAATTATCGttcatagaaagaaaaaaaaggcgaCAAAGATCGTTCGGCAATTTGAGAACAG TGCTGAGAGAGGAGAATTCCTGAAGCATCTTGCAACGTTAAGAGGCGAGGGACACACTTTCCTTTCCATGTTAAACGACACAAGAAGACAAGTTAGAGAATTATATTACTCCGGAAGTAACGGGGATGGCGCCGTTGGCATTCAAGCGTACAG ACCCGTTCTTCGCGACCTCGCAAGGATATTAGTCCTTGTTAACAGAAAGGACGAGGATATACAGTTACCTCCCGATGACTGGCAGAGATTATTATCTTGGGCAGAACGTTTACTCAGAAGGTACAAGCGACACAGTAGCCCAGAA gTGGCTCAACTCGTGACATTCCTGCAGCATCCAACAACGTCCGTCCAAACGAATCCAACGGAGTCGGTTGTGATAACTCCGCCGTCTCAAACATTTGAACCTAGAAGTACGCCAACCAATCTCACAACTTTTCAAGCGAACTTACCACTTGCCACTTTTCAAGCGAGTGACAAGTCCAGTATTAGTCCGGCAAGTTCGAGTTTAGGATATGCCAAGGATAGTCCACTTGGTTCGAGCTTAGGACAAAACAGTTCCATGCCCTATCACGACAAGCTCACTCGAAACGAGTCTACGATGGGACAGATGACTCCTTTGGTATTCGGCACCCAAAAAAGGCTGAAATCAAACGGATCGCATTTTCAGGAATTAGCCATATCGGtgtttaataatcataatggcGGTGCTACGTTACCAGATATCAATCGTGGATCTAATGGTCGTGAAACGAGCGTTCTCGATCGAGAAATTAATCCTCAATGGGAATTTCAAAGCGCTGTAGAAGCTGCCAACTATACCATATTGTCCGATAGATTACCCGATTGCGACTACCTCATAGATGATTTCACGATCCTTGGCTTCAGGCCACAGGATGAAATAACTACCGAATTATAA